The Bernardetia sp. DNA window GACCTTTTTTTATTTTCTCTTAATTTTAATCTAAAATTGCACGGACTATTGGTTTTATCAAAGCCCAATCAGGGTTATAGCCACCGATAGGCGTTTTGATGGTAAACCAAGATGGAAGTTTGATATAGAAAAGTACATCGTCTCTAGTCTCACATTCCTCTGCAAATTTTCTTTCAGGGGTAGAAAGTGAATCAATTAGAACATAATTATATAAGGTCTTATCTTGGTTTTTTACGGCTATCAGATTTTCAACATAAGATTCTATTTCTGTACTTTCAAATAATTGCATTTCGTAAAATTGGTCTGCAATTCTTTCATACTTGATACCTGAAATTTTGAGTCTATCAAATTCAATCTTGATAGCCTTTACTACGGCATCCATGAATAATTGAGGATTGTTAAACACCTCTCCAATACGTCCTGATTGAAGTACGATTTTTGAAATAGTATCTCTTGTTAGTTCTGTTTTTGATTGTATGTAAGCGATAAAATCAGGTATATCAAAATTAGAAGTATCTACGCTTCTATCTTTGGAACTCTTTACATAACCTCCAACTTCTACCAAGTTCCCACCATCATCTTTTACAAAGGTGACTTCGTTTTTAATTCTTTGGATAGATGGTTTTGGTATGTGTTCCATGTTCTTTATTCCTTCGACTGCTTTTTCTATCAGTTCAGCAGTATCATAATCAACGTTGTATTCTGTCTTGTGCTTGATTCTATTCCAAAGGTCTAAGAAGTTTTGGTCAAGCTCCCATCCTTTTTTGAGTTCTACTTTGGTGCGGTCACGAGCATTTTTGATTCTACCTTTGAAACTAACGCCACATTCTTCTTGAATCTCATTTTGTAGCGACCTTGCAAAAACCTCATAACTTTCATTGGCTACGATGGTTAAACGATTGACTGCTCTTTCTCTATTTCTTACCCCTTCTTGAGTAACACACAAACGAAGTCCACGACCTATTTCTTGGCGTTTCTTCAAAGTAGATTGTGTTTCATTCAAAGTGCATATTTGGAAAACATTAGGATTATCCCAACCTTCTCTAAGTGCCGAATGACTAAAGATAAAACGCAATGGAGTGTTTATATCCAGTAGTTTTTCTTTGTCCTTCATTATTAGTTGATAAGTTTCATTATCTGCTATGGTTGATTTTCCTTCTCTACTATCTTTGAACCTCTTGTTTTTATCTTGTGAAAAGTAACCGTCATGTAAATCCTTAGTTTCGTATGGGTATAGGTCTTTGTATTTTGGGTTTTGGATAGCTTTTTCAAATAGCTCTTTAAACCATAAAGCAAACTTTCCAGCTACTTCATTTCCTGATGGGTCATAAGAACGGTAATTAGCTACCTTATCAATAAAGAAAATGGAAAGTACCTTTATTCCTTTTTGGCTTAATTCCCGTTCTTTTTTCAAGTGGTTCTCTATGGTGGCTCTTATCATATCCTTCTGAATTTCATCAGTCATACCACCTTGAGGCTGTCCTTTATATAGGGTGTTTCCACTTGAAATTTCTATCAGTTCTTCATCTGAATCAATGAAGTTGATAACGTAACCATCCCTATATGCCTCTACTCCATTTGATAATTGGAAAAGGTCACTACCCGTACCAGCCGTAACAGATTTCTTGGTGACTCCGTTTTTTTCGTTCTTTAGGATGGTGATTTTTGCCTTTGTTGATTTTTTTGCTAATTTGAAAGAATCTAAACTTACAAAAGCTCCGCTACCATCATTTTGAGCTATGACAGAATCTACCTCTATCTGTTTGACAAGCCCTAAGTCGTATGCTTTCACAGGGTCAAGTTGATAGATAAGATTATAGGAATTGACATGAGTTGCCGAATAACGAATGACAAGAAGCGGATTAAGGTTTGTAATAGCTTTTTTACGGGTGTCGGTCTTCATGTTTTGAGGTTCATCAAGAATCACTATTGGTTTAGTTCCCTGCAAGTCCTCAATTGGTTTAATACCTCTTTCCCTTATTTGGTTGATAATGTTTGTATCAGTAGCAAAACTGCTAATATTAATAACCATTATTTCAATGGAATTGCTACGAGCAAAATTGCTAATCTTGGTTAATTTAGCGTTGGTCTTTTTAGAATCATATACATCAAAATTGACAGGAACATTATCATACAGTTCTTGCAAATGGTCATGTGTTATTTCCAAGTTTTTGACTGTACCCTCACGAATAGGAACGGACGGAACAACGATAATAAATTTCTTGAATCCATAGGTTTTATTAAGTTCATAGATGGTACGAAGATAGACATACGTTTTACCAGTACCAGTTTCCATTTCGATAGAAATATTTGGGTAGTCCGTCCAAATGCTATCTTCTGTAATTGGCGAATTGTCTATTGGAGGGTCATTATAGTATAACTTTTCTAGTGCTTCTGACTGCTCTAGTTCATTAGCTTCTTGAACCTTTTTAATATTCTCCAAAAGTTGTTCCTCACTAATAGTAAGATTATTAGCAGTACCT harbors:
- a CDS encoding DEAD/DEAH box helicase family protein: MKKIVFEKNQQYQLDAIQSVIDIFEGQDLNNSDFEFSLSDDRAGSLKLTERGTANNLTISEEQLLENIKKVQEANELEQSEALEKLYYNDPPIDNSPITEDSIWTDYPNISIEMETGTGKTYVYLRTIYELNKTYGFKKFIIVVPSVPIREGTVKNLEITHDHLQELYDNVPVNFDVYDSKKTNAKLTKISNFARSNSIEIMVINISSFATDTNIINQIRERGIKPIEDLQGTKPIVILDEPQNMKTDTRKKAITNLNPLLVIRYSATHVNSYNLIYQLDPVKAYDLGLVKQIEVDSVIAQNDGSGAFVSLDSFKLAKKSTKAKITILKNEKNGVTKKSVTAGTGSDLFQLSNGVEAYRDGYVINFIDSDEELIEISSGNTLYKGQPQGGMTDEIQKDMIRATIENHLKKERELSQKGIKVLSIFFIDKVANYRSYDPSGNEVAGKFALWFKELFEKAIQNPKYKDLYPYETKDLHDGYFSQDKNKRFKDSREGKSTIADNETYQLIMKDKEKLLDINTPLRFIFSHSALREGWDNPNVFQICTLNETQSTLKKRQEIGRGLRLCVTQEGVRNRERAVNRLTIVANESYEVFARSLQNEIQEECGVSFKGRIKNARDRTKVELKKGWELDQNFLDLWNRIKHKTEYNVDYDTAELIEKAVEGIKNMEHIPKPSIQRIKNEVTFVKDDGGNLVEVGGYVKSSKDRSVDTSNFDIPDFIAYIQSKTELTRDTISKIVLQSGRIGEVFNNPQLFMDAVVKAIKIEFDRLKISGIKYERIADQFYEMQLFESTEIESYVENLIAVKNQDKTLYNYVLIDSLSTPERKFAEECETRDDVLFYIKLPSWFTIKTPIGGYNPDWALIKPIVRAILD